From one Arcobacter sp. CECT 8986 genomic stretch:
- a CDS encoding response regulator transcription factor — protein MQNMNTRVLLVEDEELARKTLSFYLNTIFDEVVVACDGEEGSDKFKENYALNKSFDLVLTDIKMPNKNGIEMIDDILTLVPNQRFIIVSAHKNEDDLLKLINLRVLGYFVKPLNIDNMMEMLQKAKSEVLADKNETQEDDLITINKTYTYNKINAKLYNQEKIVKLSKKESDILTVLIDRFGEVVSVETFKKLVWNDINTNDSAFRTVMKRLKDKVKEDDFIVSHKGYGYIIEKPFIK, from the coding sequence ATGCAAAATATGAATACACGAGTTCTTTTAGTTGAAGATGAAGAATTAGCTAGAAAGACTCTATCTTTTTATTTAAATACAATTTTTGATGAGGTTGTTGTTGCTTGTGATGGAGAAGAGGGCAGTGATAAATTTAAAGAAAATTATGCTTTAAATAAATCATTTGACTTAGTTCTTACAGATATTAAAATGCCAAATAAAAATGGTATTGAGATGATTGATGATATTTTAACTTTAGTTCCAAATCAAAGATTTATAATTGTAAGTGCTCATAAAAATGAAGATGATTTACTAAAACTAATAAATCTTAGAGTTCTTGGATATTTTGTTAAGCCATTAAATATTGATAATATGATGGAGATGCTTCAAAAAGCAAAGAGTGAAGTCTTAGCAGATAAAAATGAGACACAAGAAGATGACTTAATCACAATCAATAAAACATACACATATAATAAAATAAACGCAAAATTATATAATCAAGAAAAAATAGTTAAGTTATCAAAAAAAGAATCAGATATTTTAACTGTATTAATAGATAGATTTGGTGAAGTTGTTTCAGTAGAAACATTTAAAAAATTAGTATGGAATGATATAAACACAAATGATTCTGCTTTTAGAACAGTAATGAAAAGATTAAAAGATAAAGTTAAAGAAGATGATTTTATCGTTTCTCACAAAGGTTATGGATATATAATCGAAAAACCTTTTATTAAATAA
- a CDS encoding TRAP transporter permease, giving the protein MIERDKHHTLDELEVEQANETENIVNDLEGQRVFGREHYEFWLISAIALCWTLFQLYIVIEPVNSNISRSIHLTFALVLSFLIYPMFKKEYFLRKIRWFGYTFATLGLCTAGYIAFFYNDLALRPGDYTTVDIYVALLGIVILLEAGRRVLGFALSIIAIVFLAYDVLGPYMPELIIHKGASLNKLAGHMFLTTEGIFGVPLGVSTGFVFLFVLFGSLLDKAGAGEYFINLAFALLGRFRGGPAKASVVASGFTGIMSGSSIANTVTTGTFTIPLMKKTGFRPEQAGAVEVAASTNGQLMPPVMGAAAFIIAEFLALSYTDVIYAAFIPAFVSYFALFYIVHLEALKLGLKGANKEDLPPKFQTFIRGIHYLIPIIFLLYTLMILRESAASAAFNAVSLLMVLMIVQHPFRALIYKQKITKEVWASGFVDILAGFISGAKNMVPIAIATALAGIVVGSITLTGLGQVLLEVIETISGGNIFVILLLAAFVSLILGMGLPTTANYIVMASLTAPVILTLAQDNGYLIPSIAAHLFVFYFGILADDTPPVGLAAYAAAGIAKADPIKTGIQGFKYDIRTAILPFMFFFNPDLLLIAGVDSFNPGDPHGWIWITNPFRIAEIFVTAFIGMMAFSCFTQGYFITWTNIIERLLFLVVVPFMFLPELMAKHVFLPTYHLSYLIGIGLFVLLYIFQKAKLKANNTSKYEVDL; this is encoded by the coding sequence ATGATAGAACGTGATAAACATCATACGCTTGACGAACTTGAAGTCGAACAAGCCAATGAAACAGAAAATATTGTAAATGATTTGGAAGGGCAAAGAGTTTTTGGTAGAGAACACTATGAATTCTGGCTTATTTCAGCAATTGCATTATGTTGGACACTATTTCAATTATATATTGTAATTGAACCAGTAAACTCAAATATTTCAAGATCTATTCACTTAACATTTGCATTAGTGCTTTCATTTTTGATATATCCAATGTTTAAAAAAGAGTATTTCCTAAGAAAGATTAGATGGTTTGGATATACTTTTGCAACACTTGGATTGTGTACAGCAGGTTATATAGCATTTTTCTATAATGATTTAGCATTAAGACCTGGTGATTATACAACAGTTGATATTTATGTGGCACTATTAGGTATAGTAATATTACTAGAAGCTGGTAGAAGAGTTTTAGGATTTGCACTTAGTATAATTGCAATAGTTTTCTTAGCATATGACGTTTTAGGACCATATATGCCAGAACTAATTATCCATAAAGGTGCTAGTTTAAATAAACTTGCAGGACATATGTTTTTAACAACTGAAGGTATATTTGGTGTACCATTAGGTGTATCAACTGGTTTTGTATTTTTATTCGTACTTTTTGGTTCACTTCTTGATAAAGCAGGTGCTGGTGAATACTTTATTAACTTAGCGTTTGCACTACTTGGTAGATTTAGAGGTGGTCCAGCAAAAGCTTCTGTTGTTGCATCTGGATTTACTGGTATTATGAGTGGTTCTTCAATTGCAAATACAGTAACAACTGGTACATTTACAATTCCATTGATGAAAAAAACTGGATTTAGACCAGAACAAGCTGGTGCAGTTGAAGTTGCAGCGTCAACAAATGGACAATTAATGCCTCCTGTAATGGGTGCAGCTGCGTTCATTATTGCAGAGTTTTTAGCACTTAGTTATACAGATGTAATTTATGCAGCATTTATTCCTGCTTTTGTTTCTTATTTTGCACTATTTTATATAGTTCACTTAGAAGCATTAAAACTTGGTTTAAAAGGTGCAAATAAAGAGGATTTACCTCCTAAGTTTCAAACTTTTATTAGAGGTATTCACTATTTAATTCCGATTATTTTCTTGCTTTATACATTAATGATATTAAGAGAGAGTGCTGCTAGTGCTGCATTTAATGCTGTTTCTTTATTAATGGTACTAATGATTGTTCAACACCCATTTAGAGCATTAATTTATAAACAAAAAATCACTAAAGAAGTATGGGCTAGTGGATTTGTTGATATTTTAGCTGGATTTATTAGTGGTGCTAAAAATATGGTTCCTATTGCAATTGCAACTGCACTTGCTGGTATTGTTGTTGGTTCAATTACATTAACAGGTCTTGGTCAAGTACTATTAGAAGTAATTGAGACTATTTCAGGTGGAAATATTTTTGTTATTTTATTACTTGCGGCATTTGTTTCATTAATTCTAGGTATGGGATTACCAACAACTGCAAACTATATTGTAATGGCATCATTAACAGCGCCTGTAATTTTAACACTTGCCCAAGATAATGGATATTTAATTCCATCAATTGCAGCACACTTATTTGTTTTCTATTTTGGTATCTTAGCTGATGATACTCCTCCTGTTGGTCTAGCAGCATATGCAGCAGCAGGTATTGCAAAAGCTGACCCAATTAAAACAGGTATCCAAGGATTTAAATATGATATTAGAACAGCGATTTTACCATTTATGTTCTTCTTTAATCCAGATTTATTATTAATTGCTGGTGTTGATTCATTTAATCCTGGAGATCCTCATGGTTGGATTTGGATTACAAACCCATTTAGAATTGCAGAGATATTTGTAACTGCATTTATTGGTATGATGGCATTCTCTTGTTTCACACAAGGTTATTTCATCACATGGACAAATATTATTGAAAGATTGTTATTCTTAGTAGTTGTTCCATTTATGTTCTTACCAGAACTTATGGCAAAACATGTATTCTTACCAACATATCATTTATCATACTTAATAGGTATTGGTCTGTTTGTACTATTATACATATTCCAAAAAGCTAAACTAAAAGCAAATAATACTTCAAAATATGAAGTAGACTTATAA